One window from the genome of Dermacentor silvarum isolate Dsil-2018 chromosome 7, BIME_Dsil_1.4, whole genome shotgun sequence encodes:
- the LOC119458821 gene encoding uncharacterized protein LOC119458821 isoform X3 gives MLGSAADDKGCPELDCKKEGSNCIAVKDDGSKCGRCSCNGKKESNSSDSKPEGESGSKVSGEDTRNTSTAATVAADASSNKPEAGSKPDDKSQSKPDAASQSNEGSGSGVAASRDRNSCANCPEHCMVTMFKGKCTGCVSVDDVNAECH, from the exons ATGCTCGGCTCAGCAG CCGACGACAAGGGCTGTCCCGAACTTGACTGCAAGAAAGAAGGCTCCAACTGCATCGCCGTCAAAGACGACGGCAGCAAGTGCGGGCGCTGCTCCTGCAACGGCAAGAAGGAAAGCAACAGTTCAGATTCCAAGCCCGAAGGCGAGTCGGGGAGTAAAGTTTCCGGCGAGGATACCAGGAACACAAGCACCGCGGCTACAGTTGCCGCGGACGCGAGTTCGAACAAGCCGGAGGCTGGTTCCAAACCGGACGACAAATCTCAGTCCAAACCTGACGCAGCTTCTCAGAGCAACGAAGGCTCAGGCAGTGGCGTTGCAGCTAGCAGAGATCGCAATTCTTGCGCCAACTGCCCGGAGCACTGCATGGTAACCATGTTTAAAGGCAAGTGCACCGGCTGCGTTTCAGTGGACGACGTCAACGCAGAGTGCCACTGA
- the LOC119458821 gene encoding uncharacterized protein LOC119458821 isoform X2: MKFGLALVCVTILGYVGADDKGCPELDCKKEGSNCIAVKDDGSKCGRCSCNGKKESNSSDSKPEGESGSKVSGEDTRNTSTAATVAADASSNKPEAGSKPDDKSQSKPDAASQSNEGSGSGVAASRDRNSCANCPEHCMVTMFKGKCTGCVSVDDVNAECH, from the exons ATGAAGTTCGGATTAGCGCTCGTCTGTGTCACCATCCTGGGATACGTCGGTG CCGACGACAAGGGCTGTCCCGAACTTGACTGCAAGAAAGAAGGCTCCAACTGCATCGCCGTCAAAGACGACGGCAGCAAGTGCGGGCGCTGCTCCTGCAACGGCAAGAAGGAAAGCAACAGTTCAGATTCCAAGCCCGAAGGCGAGTCGGGGAGTAAAGTTTCCGGCGAGGATACCAGGAACACAAGCACCGCGGCTACAGTTGCCGCGGACGCGAGTTCGAACAAGCCGGAGGCTGGTTCCAAACCGGACGACAAATCTCAGTCCAAACCTGACGCAGCTTCTCAGAGCAACGAAGGCTCAGGCAGTGGCGTTGCAGCTAGCAGAGATCGCAATTCTTGCGCCAACTGCCCGGAGCACTGCATGGTAACCATGTTTAAAGGCAAGTGCACCGGCTGCGTTTCAGTGGACGACGTCAACGCAGAGTGCCACTGA
- the LOC119459493 gene encoding progestin and adipoQ receptor family member 3 translates to MDATVEYAPEQPRPAGHRPHDRHRKLREPHRAKLRRFEEVPAFMRPNPFIRGGYRVLYTPRQCLRSVFQWNNETINIWTHLGGLFLFGAALVRDVRYRLPAVKASLSDSVVVVAVVCAYITTLSLSVLYHTFNCHSKEAYYKLLRYDMAGVGLSLGSTFSSGVILAFREHAFFMYLYVSLEALLLVFIVATPHCENSRVLCSLAVFGLVPTLHWLYLAPPYMPLILPRVALVFVYAAIAFLVLEGRFPERLWPGRCDYVGASHQIWHVLVLLMTYWWHETAFEFVRCKNGFC, encoded by the coding sequence ATGGATGCGACCGTCGAATACGCGCCTGAGCAGCCACGGCCGGCCGGCCACAGGCCGCATGACCGCCACCGCAAGCTCCGGGAGCCTCATCGGGCCAAGCTGCGGCGATTCGAAGAGGTACCGGCGTTCATGCGGCCGAACCCGTTCATTCGCGGGGGCTACCGCGTCCTCTACACCCCTCGGCAGTGCCTGCGAAGCGTGTTCCAGTGGAACAACGAGACGATAAACATCTGGACGCACCTCGGCGGGCTCTTTCTGTTCGGCGCCGCGCTCGTCCGAGATGTCCGGTACCGGCTACCCGCCGTCAAGGCGAGCCTCTCCGACTCCGTGGTCGTGGTGGCCGTGGTGTGCGCGTACATCACCACGCTGTCGCTCTCCGTACTGTACCACACGTTCAACTGCCACTCCAAGGAGGCCTACTACAAGCTGCTGCGCTACGACATGGCCGGCGTCGGCCTCAGCCTGGGCTCCACCTTTTCGTCCGGCGTCATCCTGGCCTTCCGGGAGCACGCCTTCTTCATGTACCTGTACGTGTCGCTCGAGGCGCTCCTGCTGGTGTTCATTGTCGCCACGCCGCACTGCGAGAACAGCAGGGTCCTCTGCAGCCTCGCCGTGTTCGGGCTGGTGCCCACGCTCCACTGGCTCTACCTGGCGCCGCCTTACATGCCGCTGATTCTGCCCCGCGTGGCGCTGGTGTTCGTCTACGCGGCCATCGCGTTCTTGGTGCTCGAGGGGCGCTTTCCGGAGCGGCTGTGGCCCGGTCGCTGCGACTACGTGGGCGCCAGCCACCAGATCTGGCACGTGCTGGTCCTCCTGATGACCTACTGGTGGCACGAGACGGCGTTCGAGTTCGTGCGATGCAAGAACGGCTTTTGCTGA